Sequence from the Aspergillus nidulans FGSC A4 chromosome III genome:
AACCATTTCCTCCGGGATCATCATCTCGttctctggctctggctcacCTATCACGAATTTACCGACCTAAAGTACGGGTTAGCACTCTTCACATGTGATGCCATGGAAATATTAACGTACCTGAATCTCAGTGTCGGTAATAGAGTCGCGGCTAACACGGGCGTAGCCTGTTCTCTTGAGGTTCTTGTAGAGAATGTACTCGCACCAGCGGTCCCAGTCGGTTTGGTCAATGTCCTTCATACCGCTCAGCTCGCTAACGTAGGTGTTGTAGTTGCCTTCGAGCGGTTTAGTGACTAGGTAGCTCAGGAGGATAAGCGGACGGGGGGAAGAGCCCATTAGCTTCGACAGGTACTCGGTTTGCAGGCGACGGtcctctggatcttcctcttGTCCTGAATGGAAGACAACGACATCAACCAGCTCGCCATACATATCCAAGGTAGCGTGGATGGCAGGAGCGAGTTCACCAACAGGTGAAGGAAGGAGATGGTGAGTGGAGTTGACGATAGGGAACTTGGAAAGCAAGGCAGAGCCCCATGTATGCTTGTTGGGACCCGGGCCAAAATCGGCGTACATGCCCAAATCTTCGGCGATGAACTGCGTTATATCACGGTTGCCCATGATGATGCGCTGGTTGTCAGACTCAAGAAGACCGAGAACGTCAatctcgagttcctggatTACATCACGCATGCGTCGCTCAGAGGCCCACATATCATTATCCAGACCAAAGTGGACGGTCCAGATACCGGCGGTTAcagccttttcttctttgtggTAAGGCGTGTAGTCGTTCGTTGGGAAACGGAGGTACGCGATAGAGACAGACAGAAGCTGCAATGCAACGAGCACATAGACATAGTATGAGCGCAATCTCCTGCCGTTTGGGCTGATGGCATTGGTCCTAGGGCCACTTGATCTCGACACCGCCGCAGAGAAGACACCTGCACCGATAAAAAGCATCGCAACAGTCATGAGCCAATCGGTGTGCTCTCTGACGAGCGGTCCGCCGGGAACGAAAGCGTAGGCCACAACCCACAcatggaagagaaggaggaagacataaacgaagaaggcgagtcCGAACGTGATCGCTGGCGAATGACGAACCGCAGAAGAGATCATCACAGGCGAAACGGCCATGAGGTAGAAAGAAATCGTGAGAGCACCGTAGAATCCACTCCAGTGGCTGGTGCCTGTAAGAAAAGCTGCACCAACAGAGCCAATACCAAAAGCGGTCCAGCTTCCAGCAACGTTAGGGTAAAACAAGCCAAACGCGAGTCCAGCGCCCATCGCAAAGATAGTAAGCGCTCCATGAGGCACGGCGATGGGGCCACGGACTGGGTAGCCCTCCCAAACCCAGGCAATCATGGTACTAGAATCAGACAAGAGGTAATGCATCAAGAATATCATACttcccaatcccaatccAGCAAGCAAAGAAGATCCTTTCTTGCCGGTGGAGGGGAAATAGTCCCCGCCACTGCTGGCAGGGACTCTGAATGAACGGATGCCAGCCAAAATAGCGAGAAGCAATCCTAGCTTGTTCCACCCACCGTTCTCTGCGTGCATGATCGGCCAGAAGGGGTTATTGGTCTTGCCCGCAAACTTGGCAATGCTGGACAAGATCAATCCAAGACCCCATGCAAAGACACGCGACTCGAGTTTCGTGTGCTGGGCCCTGTCCCCGTACAGAGTGGCAGCAAAGGTGATAGAGCTGCAGGCAACAGCAAATGTGCTGACAAATAGTCTGTTTGCAGGGTTTTGTACCTTGTAGGCGAGGAATCCTGATAGCGACAAGAAGTGAAAGATACGGGGGTTCTTGATAGCCAGGGACTTGAGAGCGGGAATGGCGAGAAGTACAGGCGCAACGTAACTAAGGATAACAACTTCATATCCGGAAATACCCATGTGCCAGAGCGGGAAGTACCAGACAAGTACGGGAAGACCAGTCCAGTTAGTCCAGTAGACAAACTGCGGGCTGTCAGTAAATGGC
This genomic interval carries:
- a CDS encoding putative integral plasma membrane protein (transcript_id=CADANIAT00005381), translated to MAPKFKDGDAVATLNGKWVSWAHTAVAYTAFLSALFVGMSLHFNKIVQNEHYGYPDEWFPSVSATIGDRYPERSFFQVFIAITSGPRFALVFLWYLVTARPNSTLPKFVAGVGIFRTFTCGGWTYVTSTDDHDWHDIFMISYLVATLPWTIGCLALSPNNRRAVKYRKILASLFFGTLVPLIYYFIQHKVHKVPGAYTRYAFFEWSLILFDVGFDAVTALDFEAFEIVVKDVKGISRGQLKNTADSVLEKEKGKPVGNTFGQGFFWSEVFDAAADVYNGFVYWTNWTGLPVLVWYFPLWHMGISGYEVVILSYVAPVLLAIPALKSLAIKNPRIFHFLSLSGFLAYKVQNPANRLFVSTFAVACSSITFAATLYGDRAQHTKLESRVFAWGLGLILSSIAKFAGKTNNPFWPIMHAENGGWNKLGLLLAILAGIRSFRVPASSGGDYFPSTGKKGSSLLAGLGLGSMIFLMHYLLSDSSTMIAWVWEGYPVRGPIAVPHGALTIFAMGAGLAFGLFYPNVAGSWTAFGIGSVGAAFLTGTSHWSGFYGALTISFYLMAVSPVMISSAVRHSPAITFGLAFFVYVFLLLFHVWVVAYAFVPGGPLVREHTDWLMTVAMLFIGAGVFSAAVSRSSGPRTNAISPNGRRLRSYYVYVLVALQLLSVSIAYLRFPTNDYTPYHKEEKAVTAGIWTVHFGLDNDMWASERRMRDVIQELEIDVLGLLESDNQRIIMGNRDITQFIAEDLGMYADFGPGPNKHTWGSALLSKFPIVNSTHHLLPSPVGELAPAIHATLDMYGELVDVVVFHSGQEEDPEDRRLQTEYLSKLMGSSPRPLILLSYLVTKPLEGNYNTYVSELSGMKDIDQTDWDRWCEYILYKNLKRTGYARVSRDSITDTEIQVGKFVIGEPEPENEMMIPEEMVPQGLRFPAMFRGQGVRGHRYHVFNEPRYWQ